A genomic segment from Chitinophaga flava encodes:
- a CDS encoding dihydroorotase, whose translation MHILLKNVKVIAPSSPFHGQQKDISIQNGIIQQVGNNLEDARATVISGENLHVSAGWMDIFAHFCDPGLEHKEDLHTGVKAAATGGYTTVMVVPNTQPALHTKPQIEYVLSQTRHAAATVLPIGAVTKNLEGTSLAEMYEMQQTGAVAFSDGLRPIQSPGLLLKALQYIKAFDGTLIQLPDDQSISAHGLMHEGIYSTLLGMPGKPALAEELIIQRDLELAKYADSRIHITGVSTRKSVELIAAAKAAGIKVTCSVAPYHLSLTDALLVNYDAHLKVNPPLRSEDDVKAIQDAILHGTIDCFASHHIPQEWDAKQVEFEYAKNGMIGLESSFGVIRQYLPQLPLEQLIAMLTEKPRAIFKQPLPAIQDGAAANLTIFDPAAEWKFTREHIASRSKNSAYIGSVLKGKVIATVNGPIFHVNK comes from the coding sequence ATGCACATATTACTCAAAAACGTAAAGGTTATAGCACCTTCCTCCCCTTTTCACGGGCAGCAAAAAGACATTTCCATTCAAAACGGCATCATTCAACAGGTAGGTAATAACCTGGAAGATGCACGTGCAACAGTGATTTCAGGTGAAAATCTGCATGTATCTGCGGGCTGGATGGATATTTTCGCTCATTTCTGCGATCCCGGACTGGAACACAAGGAAGATCTGCATACCGGTGTAAAGGCTGCTGCTACAGGTGGATATACCACTGTGATGGTAGTGCCCAATACGCAACCGGCACTGCATACCAAACCACAAATAGAATATGTGCTGAGCCAAACCCGCCATGCCGCCGCCACTGTGCTGCCAATTGGCGCCGTTACCAAAAATCTTGAAGGGACAAGCCTCGCAGAGATGTATGAAATGCAGCAAACCGGCGCCGTAGCCTTTTCCGACGGTCTCCGGCCCATTCAGTCTCCCGGCCTGCTGCTCAAAGCTTTACAATATATCAAAGCCTTCGACGGCACCCTTATCCAGTTGCCCGACGATCAAAGCATCTCAGCTCATGGCCTCATGCATGAAGGTATCTATTCCACACTGCTGGGTATGCCCGGAAAACCAGCCCTGGCAGAGGAGTTGATTATACAGCGAGACCTGGAACTGGCTAAATATGCCGATTCCCGTATACATATCACCGGCGTGAGCACCCGCAAATCCGTGGAACTGATTGCCGCCGCCAAAGCAGCCGGTATAAAAGTGACCTGCTCTGTAGCCCCCTACCACCTGTCGCTCACCGATGCGCTGCTGGTAAACTATGATGCCCATCTGAAGGTTAATCCGCCCCTGCGCAGCGAAGACGATGTGAAAGCTATTCAGGATGCCATTTTACATGGCACTATCGATTGCTTTGCCAGCCACCACATACCACAAGAATGGGACGCCAAACAGGTGGAATTTGAATACGCCAAAAATGGCATGATCGGTCTGGAAAGCAGCTTCGGCGTTATCAGGCAATACCTGCCCCAATTGCCACTTGAACAATTGATTGCTATGCTTACTGAAAAGCCCCGTGCTATCTTTAAACAGCCGCTGCCAGCTATCCAGGATGGCGCCGCTGCCAACCTCACCATCTTCGATCCGGCAGCAGAATGGAAATTTACCCGGGAGCATATCGCTTCCAGATCAAAAAATTCGGCTTATATTGGCAGCGTACTGAAGGGCAAAGTAATTGCCACTGTGAACGGTCCTATTTTTCATGTCAATAAATAA
- a CDS encoding DUF4199 domain-containing protein, translated as MQQSSNPGIKWGIISGLVLILLNVISWVAGSDVLFAWWNGICQLILFIVFGVLAGKERKKQVGGYIGFKDLIKPVFTTFVIGLLMISVYQFVLYKLIDPHLSETMKEHTLAMTERILSRMKAPQEEIDKQLDSINASDFSVTITKSLMDYLKSVTFYFAIAAIISLILRKKAPEQQHV; from the coding sequence ATGCAACAATCATCGAATCCCGGTATTAAATGGGGGATTATTTCCGGTTTAGTCCTTATTCTTTTGAATGTTATTTCCTGGGTAGCTGGCTCCGACGTCCTGTTTGCCTGGTGGAACGGTATTTGCCAACTGATACTGTTTATTGTCTTCGGCGTATTGGCTGGGAAAGAACGCAAAAAACAAGTCGGAGGATACATTGGCTTCAAAGATCTGATCAAGCCCGTGTTCACCACTTTTGTGATCGGTTTGTTAATGATATCTGTATATCAATTTGTTCTGTACAAACTGATTGATCCGCACCTGTCCGAAACAATGAAAGAGCACACACTGGCAATGACAGAAAGAATCCTGAGCCGCATGAAAGCTCCTCAGGAAGAAATCGATAAACAGCTGGACAGTATCAATGCCTCCGATTTCTCTGTAACTATTACCAAATCCTTGATGGATTATCTCAAGTCAGTCACTTTTTATTTCGCTATAGCTGCGATCATATCGCTCATCCTTCGTAAAAAGGCACCAGAGCAGCAACATGTATAA
- a CDS encoding glycosyltransferase family 2 protein, which yields MNISVIVPLKNEEESLPELAAWIERVMQEHRFTYEVWMVDDGSTDDSWEVIQQLAAKNPHIKGIKFQRNYGKSAALNEGFSAAQGDVVITMDADLQDSPDEIPELYRMIVEDRYDLVSGWKKKRYDNALTKNLPSKLYNYTTTRMSGVKLHDMNCGLKSYRKKVVKSIEVYGEMHRYIPVIAKWNGFRNIGEKVVEHRSRKYGVSKFGLERFVNGFLDLASIMFISKFGKRPMHLFGALGSLFFFFGFIIAFYLAFAKIFQDQYNMTDRPIFYLALLFMIIGSQLFLTGFIGELVTRNAPERNAYLVEARLDKSS from the coding sequence ATGAACATATCCGTAATCGTTCCTTTAAAAAACGAAGAAGAATCACTTCCTGAATTGGCCGCCTGGATTGAAAGGGTGATGCAGGAGCACCGCTTTACCTACGAAGTATGGATGGTAGATGACGGTAGCACCGACGATTCCTGGGAGGTGATACAGCAACTGGCCGCTAAGAACCCCCATATCAAAGGCATCAAGTTTCAGCGCAACTATGGTAAGTCCGCCGCCCTCAATGAAGGCTTCAGTGCCGCCCAGGGCGATGTTGTCATCACCATGGATGCCGACCTGCAGGACAGTCCGGATGAAATTCCTGAACTGTACCGAATGATAGTGGAAGACCGCTATGATCTGGTAAGCGGCTGGAAAAAGAAACGTTACGATAATGCGCTCACCAAAAATCTGCCTTCCAAACTATACAACTACACCACTACCCGCATGAGTGGCGTGAAGCTGCACGACATGAACTGCGGCCTCAAATCCTATCGCAAAAAAGTGGTGAAGTCTATAGAAGTATACGGTGAAATGCACCGCTACATCCCCGTTATCGCCAAATGGAACGGATTCCGAAATATCGGGGAGAAAGTAGTGGAACACCGGTCGCGCAAATATGGTGTCAGCAAATTCGGATTGGAACGCTTTGTCAACGGATTCCTCGACCTGGCCTCCATCATGTTCATCAGCAAGTTCGGGAAACGTCCCATGCACCTCTTCGGTGCCCTGGGATCCCTCTTTTTCTTCTTTGGTTTTATCATCGCCTTTTACCTGGCCTTTGCAAAAATCTTCCAGGATCAATATAACATGACAGACAGGCCTATCTTTTACCTGGCACTCCTGTTCATGATCATCGGTTCCCAACTGTTCCTCACCGGCTTTATCGGAGAACTGGTCACCCGCAATGCTCCTGAAAGGAATGCTTACCTCGTGGAAGCAAGATTGGATAAATCAAGTTGA
- a CDS encoding glycosyltransferase, with protein sequence MVRTKKKILIVGTAYPFRGGLAAYNERLAEELQLTDDVEIFTFTVQYPGFLFPGKSQYSTDPPPKHLRITRLINSVNPLNWLMVGRRIRKMKPDIIISKYWLPVMGPSLGSILRLGKRGNTKVIAVLDNVVPHEKRPGDVAFTRYFLKPVDAFIAMSQSVLDDLRVFEPHKKASLIPHPIYDNYGTAISKEEARTRLKLQPGKRYILFFGFIRQYKGLDLLLKAMTDERMKKLDVHAIVAGEYYEDAAPYEQLLQELQLGDRVLMHTDFIPTDAVKNYFCAADLVVQPYKSATQSGISQIAYHFEKPMVVTRVGGLLEMVPDGVVGFQCEPDPASIAEAIEKYFMDNREADMTAALQQEKLKYSWSRLAKEIHTLAEQ encoded by the coding sequence ATGGTCCGGACCAAAAAGAAAATACTCATAGTCGGCACAGCCTATCCTTTCCGGGGTGGGCTGGCTGCTTATAATGAACGACTGGCAGAAGAACTGCAGCTGACCGATGACGTGGAAATATTCACTTTTACGGTGCAATACCCTGGCTTCCTGTTTCCCGGCAAAAGCCAGTACTCCACCGATCCTCCTCCCAAACACCTGCGGATCACCAGACTGATCAATTCCGTCAATCCACTCAACTGGCTCATGGTAGGGCGCAGGATACGGAAAATGAAACCTGATATTATTATATCCAAATACTGGTTGCCTGTAATGGGCCCTTCCCTCGGAAGTATCCTGCGGCTGGGCAAACGCGGCAATACAAAAGTAATCGCGGTGCTTGACAACGTGGTACCTCACGAAAAACGCCCCGGCGACGTGGCTTTTACCAGGTATTTCCTCAAGCCCGTAGATGCCTTCATCGCCATGAGCCAATCCGTGCTTGACGACCTTAGGGTATTTGAGCCACATAAAAAAGCTTCGCTGATTCCTCATCCGATATACGACAACTATGGTACAGCAATATCTAAAGAGGAAGCACGTACCCGGCTTAAACTGCAGCCCGGCAAACGATACATCCTTTTCTTTGGCTTTATCCGCCAGTACAAGGGGCTGGACCTCCTACTGAAAGCCATGACCGACGAAAGGATGAAAAAGCTCGATGTACATGCAATCGTGGCCGGAGAATACTATGAAGATGCAGCCCCTTACGAGCAACTCCTGCAGGAGCTCCAACTGGGCGATCGTGTGCTTATGCATACCGACTTCATCCCTACCGATGCAGTAAAAAACTATTTCTGCGCTGCCGATCTGGTGGTACAACCATACAAAAGCGCCACGCAGAGCGGTATTTCCCAGATAGCCTACCACTTTGAGAAACCCATGGTGGTAACCCGTGTAGGCGGCCTGCTGGAAATGGTACCCGATGGTGTGGTGGGCTTCCAATGTGAGCCAGACCCCGCTTCCATAGCTGAAGCCATTGAAAAATATTTTATGGATAACCGGGAAGCAGACATGACCGCTGCACTGCAACAGGAAAAACTAAAATACTCCTGGTCCCGCCTCGCTAAAGAAATTCATACATTAGCGGAGCAATGA
- a CDS encoding GHMP family kinase ATP-binding protein has translation MIYRSKAPLRIGLAGGGTDVSPYSDLYGGAILNATISLYARASIEPLPNGKIIFESADRKEQLTYDAVYPLPLDGKLDILKGVINRVYQDYGGLPSSGFKLTTYVDAPPGSGLGTSSTLVVAVLGAFAEWLKLPLGEYDMAHLAYSIEREDLKQAGGKQDQYAATFGGVNFMEFYGDDKVIVNPLRIKEVHLHELENNLVLFYTSTSRLSSTIISEQQKNVTDKKDDSIAAMHHLKEQAVMMKEALLRGTIDKIGEILDYGFEYKKQMAKGITNPQLDEIYNAARKAGASGGKISGAGGGGFMIFYCPKNTRFAVVDALSGFGGDVKRYTFTHHGIQTWSM, from the coding sequence TTGATCTACAGAAGTAAAGCACCATTACGTATAGGCCTTGCCGGTGGCGGTACAGACGTTAGTCCGTATTCCGATCTCTATGGCGGTGCCATCCTCAATGCCACTATCTCCCTCTATGCACGCGCTTCCATAGAACCGCTGCCTAATGGGAAAATTATTTTTGAATCTGCAGACAGAAAGGAACAACTGACCTACGATGCCGTATACCCGCTACCGTTAGACGGCAAACTGGACATCCTCAAAGGGGTTATCAACAGGGTATATCAGGACTATGGCGGACTCCCTTCTTCCGGATTTAAACTCACCACCTATGTGGACGCTCCCCCAGGCTCAGGGCTGGGTACCTCCTCTACGCTGGTAGTGGCCGTGCTGGGTGCCTTTGCCGAATGGCTCAAATTACCACTCGGAGAATACGATATGGCCCACCTCGCCTACTCTATTGAAAGGGAAGACCTGAAGCAGGCCGGTGGCAAGCAAGACCAATATGCGGCGACTTTCGGCGGTGTCAATTTTATGGAGTTTTATGGAGATGATAAAGTAATCGTCAACCCATTGCGTATTAAAGAAGTACATCTCCATGAGCTGGAAAACAATCTGGTACTGTTTTACACTTCTACCAGCCGCCTGTCTTCCACTATCATCTCTGAACAGCAGAAAAATGTGACCGACAAAAAGGACGACTCCATCGCAGCCATGCACCACCTGAAAGAACAGGCCGTCATGATGAAAGAAGCCCTCCTGCGCGGGACCATCGATAAAATAGGGGAAATCCTCGATTACGGCTTTGAATACAAAAAACAGATGGCCAAAGGTATCACTAATCCCCAGCTGGACGAGATCTACAATGCAGCCCGTAAGGCGGGCGCCAGCGGTGGTAAAATCTCCGGTGCCGGCGGTGGTGGCTTTATGATCTTCTACTGCCCCAAAAACACCCGTTTTGCAGTAGTAGACGCACTCAGCGGCTTTGGTGGTGATGTAAAACGTTATACCTTCACCCACCATGGTATTCAAACCTGGAGTATGTGA
- a CDS encoding D-sedoheptulose-7-phosphate isomerase: MKAKIANTIRESIAVKEAICQDERLLSTIEQVAELIGLSLKKGNKVLFCGNGGSAADAQHLAAEFSGRFYKDREPLYAEALHCNTSYLTAVGNDYGYDQVYARMLRGIGREGDVLVALSTSGNSANILEAIKVAKEKGMAIVSLTGATGGKMKDGSDYLINVPSTDTPRIQEAHITVGHIICELVENNLFGE, from the coding sequence ATGAAAGCTAAAATCGCCAATACCATCCGGGAAAGCATTGCTGTGAAAGAAGCCATCTGTCAGGATGAAAGGCTGTTAAGTACAATAGAACAGGTTGCAGAGCTAATAGGCCTCAGTCTGAAAAAAGGTAATAAAGTGCTTTTCTGTGGCAATGGCGGCAGCGCTGCCGACGCCCAGCATCTGGCTGCCGAGTTCTCTGGCCGTTTCTATAAAGATCGTGAACCACTCTATGCTGAAGCGCTCCACTGCAACACATCCTATCTCACTGCTGTAGGCAACGACTATGGCTATGATCAGGTATATGCCCGTATGCTCAGAGGCATAGGCCGTGAAGGCGATGTACTCGTTGCCCTCTCTACCTCCGGCAATTCCGCCAATATCCTCGAAGCCATAAAAGTGGCCAAAGAAAAGGGCATGGCCATCGTCAGCCTGACCGGTGCCACCGGCGGGAAAATGAAAGATGGCAGCGACTACCTGATCAATGTGCCTTCAACAGATACTCCCCGTATCCAGGAAGCCCATATCACGGTAGGCCATATTATCTGTGAACTAGTGGAAAACAATCTGTTCGGCGAATGA
- a CDS encoding nucleotidyltransferase family protein: MTNECIVLAGGLGTRLRSAVADKPKCMAPIGDKPFLYFLLQYLHQQGIEHVVLSLGYLSEQVISWCRQTPLPLRISFSVEQEPLGTGGGIVHALPLLEGDKVFIVNGDTFFDVDLQAMAAFNATQHCPLTLALKPMQQFDRYGSIELGPQNKILAFREKQYCDQGLINGGIYFTSASFLNSLCLPVKFSFEQAVLEPQGAAGQINGHISDTYFIDIGIPEDYSKAIHHFTKL, translated from the coding sequence ATGACTAATGAGTGTATCGTATTAGCTGGCGGTCTGGGCACCCGCCTACGCAGCGCTGTAGCCGATAAACCTAAATGTATGGCGCCCATCGGCGACAAACCTTTCCTCTATTTTCTATTGCAATATCTGCATCAGCAAGGGATAGAACATGTGGTCCTTTCCCTGGGCTACCTGTCAGAACAGGTGATCAGCTGGTGCCGGCAAACACCACTCCCTCTACGTATATCCTTCAGCGTAGAGCAGGAGCCATTAGGCACCGGAGGCGGCATCGTACATGCTCTGCCCCTGCTGGAAGGTGATAAGGTATTTATCGTGAACGGCGACACTTTTTTTGACGTGGACCTCCAGGCTATGGCTGCCTTCAACGCCACACAACACTGTCCGCTGACGCTTGCTCTTAAACCCATGCAGCAGTTTGACCGATATGGCAGCATAGAACTGGGCCCTCAAAATAAAATACTCGCCTTCAGGGAAAAACAATACTGCGACCAGGGACTGATCAACGGTGGTATCTACTTCACCAGCGCCAGCTTCCTGAATAGTTTGTGCCTGCCCGTAAAATTTTCATTCGAACAGGCTGTCCTTGAGCCACAGGGCGCCGCAGGACAGATCAACGGCCATATCAGCGATACCTATTTCATCGATATTGGCATTCCTGAAGACTATTCAAAAGCAATCCACCATTTTACTAAACTATAA
- a CDS encoding D-glycero-alpha-D-manno-heptose-1,7-bisphosphate 7-phosphatase gives MYLFLDRDGVINEEIKDGYVLNTGMFRFSEGVLEAMPLLARHFERIFIVTNQRCIGRGLLTINGLQEIHSHMLDAITQHGGRIDKIYFCPDLDSTSPCRKPATGMASQAQQDFPETDFRQSVMVGNTLSDMQFGKSAGMQTVFIASTLPDTPFPHPLIDKRYESLLQFAQAIQ, from the coding sequence ATGTACCTCTTTCTGGACCGGGACGGTGTTATCAATGAAGAAATTAAAGACGGATATGTTTTAAACACAGGTATGTTCCGTTTCAGCGAAGGTGTCCTGGAAGCGATGCCACTGCTGGCAAGACATTTCGAACGGATCTTTATCGTCACCAACCAGCGTTGCATCGGCCGTGGCCTCCTTACGATCAATGGTCTGCAGGAAATACACAGCCATATGCTCGACGCCATCACACAACATGGTGGACGTATAGACAAAATCTATTTCTGCCCGGATCTTGATAGTACTAGTCCCTGTCGCAAACCTGCTACAGGCATGGCTTCTCAGGCACAACAGGATTTTCCGGAAACAGACTTCAGGCAGTCTGTCATGGTAGGCAACACGCTCAGCGATATGCAGTTTGGCAAAAGCGCCGGCATGCAAACCGTTTTTATTGCCTCTACCCTGCCTGACACTCCTTTTCCTCATCCACTCATCGACAAAAGATATGAAAGCCTGTTGCAGTTCGCTCAGGCCATACAATAA
- a CDS encoding DNA gyrase/topoisomerase IV subunit A → MENITSDESLHNITHVGGMYESWFLDYASYVILERAVPSVEDGLKPVQRRILHAMKEMDDGRFNKVANVIGQTMQYHPHGDASISDAIVNLGQKDLLIETQGNWGDVRTGDDAAAARYIEARLSKFALDVGFNPKTTVWQLSYDGRKNEPLALPMKFPLLLAQGAEGIAVGLSTKILPHNFIELIDASIKYLKGKKFELFPDFATGGMVDVANYNDGKRGGKVRVRAHIEEKDKKTLLIKDVPYGVTTTQVMESIVKANDSGKIKIRKVVDNTAADVEIEVQLAPGISPDITIDALYAFTDCEISISPNACVIVEDKPHFLTASDLLKASADYTKDLLKQELEIKLSELQEKWHYTSLEKIFFEKQIYKELEQKHKDWETVLAAIDKGFTPYKKQLKREITREDIVKLTEKPVRRIYRLDINELNEQIKGLEADIKQVKNDLQNLVDYTVNYYEVLLKKYGKGRERKTEIKTFDTIQVQQVAIANAKIYVNRADGFIGTSLKKDEFVADCSDLDNIIVFRRDGKMLVTKVADKTFVGKDIIHVDVFRKNDERTTYNMIYVEGKTGVSYAKRFNVTGVTRDKEYDLAHKGEKNSKVHYFSANPNGEAEVVTIKLSPNCSARNKEFDLYFETIAIKGRNSMGNQVTKYPIRGVKFKEKGVSTLAGQKIWYDAETGRLNTEERGVYIGSFEGEDKIFVAFKNGTYELTNYELTNRYESNDVVYIEKFNPEKIVTAIYFDADKKQFNVKRFRIETQTLNNKFLFIKEGNGNYLEMVTTHTQPIVLLKTGKKRSPEEEEIDLSEFVEITGWRTVGTRIAGDDLISAELLSEDEDPDPNEEGQVQGELF, encoded by the coding sequence ATGGAAAATATAACATCAGACGAATCGCTGCATAATATCACCCATGTGGGTGGTATGTATGAAAGCTGGTTTCTGGACTATGCATCCTATGTAATCCTGGAGCGGGCCGTGCCCAGCGTAGAAGACGGGTTAAAACCTGTTCAGCGCCGTATTCTCCACGCCATGAAAGAAATGGACGATGGTCGCTTTAATAAAGTGGCCAACGTGATCGGACAAACCATGCAGTACCATCCGCATGGTGATGCTTCTATCAGTGATGCTATCGTAAACTTAGGTCAGAAGGATCTGCTGATTGAAACCCAGGGTAACTGGGGGGATGTGCGTACCGGTGATGATGCGGCAGCTGCGAGGTATATTGAGGCACGCCTTTCCAAATTTGCGCTGGACGTGGGCTTCAATCCTAAAACTACCGTATGGCAATTAAGTTACGATGGCCGTAAGAACGAGCCTCTGGCACTGCCTATGAAGTTCCCGCTGCTGCTGGCACAGGGTGCGGAAGGTATCGCGGTAGGTTTGTCTACCAAAATATTACCTCACAATTTTATAGAGCTGATCGACGCTTCTATCAAATATCTCAAAGGGAAAAAATTTGAACTGTTTCCCGACTTTGCAACCGGCGGTATGGTCGATGTAGCTAACTACAATGATGGCAAACGTGGTGGTAAAGTAAGGGTAAGGGCGCATATTGAGGAGAAAGACAAGAAAACCCTGCTGATCAAGGACGTACCATATGGTGTGACCACGACACAGGTGATGGAGTCTATCGTAAAAGCCAATGATAGCGGTAAAATCAAAATCCGTAAAGTGGTAGACAATACTGCTGCTGATGTGGAAATTGAAGTGCAGCTGGCTCCCGGTATCTCCCCTGATATCACCATCGATGCGCTATATGCGTTCACCGACTGTGAAATCTCCATTTCACCCAACGCCTGTGTGATCGTTGAGGATAAACCGCATTTCCTCACAGCCTCTGACCTGCTGAAAGCTTCTGCAGACTATACCAAAGACCTGCTGAAGCAGGAGCTGGAAATCAAACTGTCGGAACTGCAGGAAAAATGGCACTACACCTCTCTGGAAAAGATCTTCTTCGAAAAGCAGATCTACAAGGAGCTGGAACAGAAACACAAAGATTGGGAAACTGTACTGGCAGCCATAGACAAAGGATTCACCCCCTATAAGAAACAGCTGAAGCGTGAAATCACCCGCGAGGATATCGTGAAACTCACGGAGAAGCCTGTACGTCGTATCTACCGTCTGGATATCAACGAGCTGAATGAGCAGATCAAAGGGCTGGAAGCTGATATCAAACAGGTGAAAAACGACCTGCAAAATCTGGTAGACTACACCGTAAACTACTATGAGGTTTTGTTGAAAAAGTATGGTAAAGGCCGTGAACGCAAAACAGAAATCAAAACCTTTGATACTATTCAGGTACAACAGGTGGCCATCGCCAATGCCAAAATATATGTAAACCGTGCAGACGGTTTCATTGGTACCTCCCTGAAGAAAGATGAGTTTGTGGCGGACTGCTCCGACCTCGATAATATCATCGTATTCCGCCGGGATGGTAAGATGCTGGTGACCAAGGTTGCGGATAAAACCTTTGTTGGTAAGGATATCATCCACGTAGACGTATTCCGTAAAAACGATGAGCGTACTACCTACAATATGATTTATGTGGAAGGTAAAACAGGGGTGAGCTATGCCAAACGTTTTAATGTGACTGGTGTTACCCGTGATAAAGAGTATGATCTCGCCCATAAAGGAGAGAAAAATTCGAAGGTGCATTATTTCTCTGCCAACCCCAACGGGGAAGCGGAAGTGGTGACCATCAAGCTGAGCCCCAACTGCTCTGCACGTAACAAGGAGTTTGACCTCTACTTCGAAACCATTGCCATCAAAGGACGTAACTCCATGGGCAACCAGGTGACCAAATACCCCATCCGCGGTGTCAAATTCAAAGAGAAAGGTGTGTCTACGCTCGCAGGCCAGAAGATCTGGTATGATGCAGAAACCGGCCGTCTGAATACCGAAGAAAGAGGTGTTTATATTGGTAGCTTTGAAGGGGAAGACAAGATCTTTGTGGCTTTCAAAAACGGAACCTATGAGCTGACCAACTATGAACTCACCAACCGTTACGAATCCAACGATGTTGTATACATCGAGAAGTTCAATCCGGAAAAGATCGTAACTGCCATCTACTTCGATGCCGATAAAAAACAGTTCAACGTAAAACGTTTCCGTATAGAAACCCAAACGCTGAATAATAAATTCCTTTTCATCAAGGAAGGCAATGGCAACTACCTCGAAATGGTGACCACCCATACGCAGCCGATTGTATTACTGAAGACCGGTAAAAAACGGAGTCCCGAAGAGGAGGAGATCGACCTCTCTGAGTTTGTGGAAATAACCGGCTGGAGAACAGTTGGTACCAGGATTGCCGGAGATGATCTCATCAGTGCTGAATTGCTGTCTGAAGATGAAGATCCGGATCCGAATGAAGAAGGACAAGTACAGGGAGAATTATTCTAA
- a CDS encoding DUF1835 domain-containing protein translates to MGLLHIVFGEASVPVMTEAIGMDEKLQGELFFFEDDLSVGPLFILDTKEGQANRRQWWQQLAATPPQLQPQLLPEETSQEAALPVEEEEVPGDSDRLKALKAQLKEDPSLEIWVWAGQNARDVCGYYWLISQLYDFAGRIYIIYLNNLPFLNEKGAVFYPTHLHQILPKEFLKAKKLARAVSLAEFELDGEEWHRLMNENAGIRMLEGGKKIKGEPTLFYDKELLAQTGKEFVKAWRVVQQVTGKLKYPVMDQFLGWRLKELVKEGKVESKGELKTIRDFEVKLPGEDPANTATE, encoded by the coding sequence ATGGGGCTTTTACACATTGTGTTTGGGGAGGCATCTGTTCCGGTGATGACGGAAGCCATCGGCATGGACGAAAAATTGCAGGGCGAACTGTTCTTTTTTGAAGACGACCTGTCTGTTGGGCCGCTGTTTATACTGGATACTAAAGAAGGGCAAGCCAATCGCCGCCAGTGGTGGCAACAATTGGCAGCCACCCCACCGCAGCTGCAGCCTCAGCTGTTGCCGGAAGAAACAAGCCAGGAAGCCGCACTTCCTGTAGAAGAAGAGGAGGTTCCCGGCGATTCAGACCGTTTAAAAGCACTGAAGGCACAGCTAAAAGAAGATCCGTCCCTTGAAATATGGGTATGGGCCGGCCAGAATGCACGCGATGTTTGCGGCTACTACTGGCTGATCAGCCAGCTGTATGACTTTGCCGGACGTATCTATATCATCTACCTCAACAACCTGCCTTTTCTGAATGAGAAAGGTGCTGTCTTTTATCCTACTCATCTGCATCAGATCCTGCCCAAAGAATTCCTGAAGGCAAAGAAACTGGCAAGGGCTGTATCACTGGCCGAATTTGAGCTGGATGGTGAAGAGTGGCATCGCCTCATGAATGAAAACGCGGGCATCCGGATGCTGGAAGGTGGCAAAAAAATAAAAGGAGAGCCGACACTCTTTTACGATAAAGAGCTGCTTGCACAAACCGGTAAAGAGTTCGTAAAAGCCTGGCGCGTAGTGCAGCAGGTGACCGGCAAACTCAAATATCCTGTCATGGACCAGTTTCTGGGATGGCGTCTGAAAGAGCTCGTGAAGGAAGGTAAAGTAGAAAGTAAAGGAGAGCTGAAGACCATCCGTGATTTTGAAGTGAAATTACCAGGGGAAGACCCCGCAAACACTGCTACGGAATGA